The following nucleotide sequence is from Hippoglossus stenolepis isolate QCI-W04-F060 chromosome 18, HSTE1.2, whole genome shotgun sequence.
CAGGCAAGCTGGGGGACTCCTGCTGGATGGGGTccgaggaggagggaggggaggcgCTGGGGTACACGGCGCCAGCCCCTCgctccttccccctctcctctccggcACTGTCGCTCAGCACGGGGAGGTACAGGTTGGTTTGAGTCTGTGTTGGCTTTCTCGTGAaactcccttcctcctcctcctcgtcctgctTCGACGACTCCAcatccacctccccctcctcctcactgtcccCTACATCGGCTTCGCCCTCGCCCCCGCTTTCACTTCCGTAACTACAGCTGCTGGTGGGCGATAGCCGCTGGTGGCGCTCTGACCCGGCAACCACGACCCCAAAGTCCTCATCCGCCGCCCCGGTGACTCCTCCACCATTGCTGTGAAGTTTGGCAATGCTCTCCACATCTTTGATGACAGGGCGGAAGGCGGAGCCGTAGCTCGGCTTCCTGGTTTGGAGGGTCGGGTTGTCGAGAAGTTTGAGCCAGCCCTCTGATGTCACAGGGCGAAGGTCAGAGGTTACCGTTGTGCAGTCTGGGTCAAACAGGCCCGTCCGTGGTGCGGCGGCCCCACTGCCAGAGGCCATGGTTGCACCAATGCCATTTCCACTGCCGGCTACAGCTCCGGGCTCACCGGGATCTGAGAGATCCAGGAAGGCCTGTCTCAGAGAGGGGTTGTCTGCTAAGGAGGAGAGGGCACTGGGCTGAGGCTGGAGATAGGTGGGGACAGGGATTCCTCCGGCGGCTCTCGGGGGCCAGAACATGCAGAAAGGAGGATAGAAAGTGTCTTTGCGGCCGGGCCATAAAAGACCAGACAACCCTGCTGCTTTCTGCCCGGCTGAGACGTCACTGTCCTCTTTTTTCTGCTGGCAGAGGCCAAATGCTGGGAAGGGGTAAGGTGAGGGGAAGAGTGACGTGGGAGGGAACTTCTGCAGCATGCCGAAGCTTTTGCTGGGGACGGGGATGACGGGGTAGCTACGCTGCGTCTTACGAGGAGACAGATCTCCATCCAGATCATCGTCGTCTTCGAAGCGGCCTCGTTTCTGACCCATGTCGGGTCCCATCATGTGAGAACCCACCGAACCTTGGAGAGACTTCATAGACCCCATGGAGGAACAATGGGATGAAGAGGGAAGTGCTCTCTTCCGGCTGCCTCCATTGAACATGGCTTTAACGTCTTCCCACGCGAAGACTAACTCATCAAGCGGTACTTTGTCAGAGAGTTTGAGGTGTCGCCGCCAGGAGTTGAAGTTAGCAGCATCGGGTTGGGTGTACTTGGCTTCGGGTGTGCGGTGGGAATGGAAAATGAACTTATTTGGGGAGAAGTACATGTTGCAGAAGGAGCACTTGATGCATTTGGCCCTGGAGCTGTTGTAGCGTGCCGGGATGAAGTTGCCGCGGCAACCCCAGGCGCATTCGTGTGACACGTCGAAGGCGAAGTTGTCAGGCAGTTTCGGCGGCGCGTTCTCTCCCAGGAAGGACTTGCACAGGCGCTCGGCTTCGCGCTTGGTGATCATGCCACAGCGGCGTGACGAGATGGGCATGGCACCAGCCCGACGGAGGATCTCCAGCTGGACCGGCGTGCACTGGACGCAGGTGATGCCCAGCGCCACGCGGCGATTATGAATCTCATTGTAGCTGTAGTTCTTGAGGAGCGTGTTGGAAATCTGCGCCAGGCAAAGTCTCTCGTTGTTATCGATGACCAGTGACACGATGGGAACGCCGTACAGGATGACCTGGCCGACCTGGTTGGGCTTGAGgggcgaggaggaagaggagggcgaggacgaggatgaggagTGGTGGTGGGCGGGTCTGGGTGGAGTCAGGGGTTCCTGCTGGTAGGTGCCTGTTGAGCttgtcatgatgatgtcattagaGCTGGAAAGACGGGCTTTGTCCATTCTTGGTGAAAAACTGTGGGACGacctgagaaagaaagaaagaaagaaagaaagaaagaaagaaagaacaatgaTTTATGCTGTTAAAATTCCACAAATAACAGAATTAGTTtaccagtttacacaagtctctgtaTTAAAGATAAAGAGAAATAGCTGATAAATCTGTATGTGTTTATTCCACCGAAtacaattaatcagaaatatgTTCATcatgagtttaaaaaaatggtttattaaaatgtattaatatttaaaatcacaGACATTTATACTGAATCTATTTAATTCTCAATTTACAGCCAAGCACcacactgcttttattttctatatgtACCAAATAAGTCAAGTGTGTAATCTGAACCAAAACATTCTcgagaaagtatttttttttatagttatgatgttgttttttaaatattaaatacgAGTTAAATATGTTGcttttttaacagaaaatgcaAAGGCTCAATTTGTACGTCacgtttctgtatttattcctgTGTGCATTTTCCAAATATCACATCCTGCAGttcaattaatttttttaaatatcaagtGTCTGTAggattttatacaaataaataacatttctgaGGGTGTTTGCCTGCCTTCAAAAATAAACCAGGATGATaacacacaaatgtttaaaaaaatgatgtgCTGGTGAATAgcaactttttattttagcctaatttattatttttttttactttattgttaACATCTGCTTAgtgaatacagatttaaaattCTATATATGAAGGCTACATATCAGAATTTCACAATAACACCTAAACTCTTTTTGTTCCTCACATCTGTGGTATGTTTATGATCCAGGAAAAACCGAGGAATTACTGTCAGATTCTTCCCCcaaggaaatgtttgttttaacaaataaaCTACATTTACTACCAATTATTCACAGATTATATTCAAGGAAGCAGTACTGTAATAACACGGAATAACAAGGTGTTGATTTGAAACGAactacaaaatgaaacaaatcgaaaaaagggatttttaaattaactttacaACAATTCATTCTAGTGGACTAATCTGGTTTAATTGCGTGAGCTGAGCAACGTCAATAACTCCATTAAACAAATCAAGCACTTATAGAGAAACGCTTTAACAACAGATCTGAGTTCACTGTGGAAACAATATGTTGAAAGAGGCCGTTTGGTATcgtgatggaaatctgaaaatacaagaggctggaacaccacatgtgtgtatttgaatcgcgggctttctgcagaaaggatccacacagagagtcacagggatctcagagtgaagatggagaaacagtcaaatgcaaggatcgtatataggagaactaaggccAGTTCggactggttctgtaggcgcagtttgaaACAGGAATCAAAACCCAGAGAACTGATTTACAcgtgtttcctttggagatacAGCAGACATACActcagttctttggagagtaaataagtgataaaaaaagGTCTTAAAGTTTCCAGGTCACACAGTTCAGAtcataaacagttcaggtcatgAACGTCtttagacaggtctgcaaaaacttacttttcaactacaaaataggtttcaaccacacttagttatttttccactacaatAATTTTAGAGATTTACTTCAGACCGAGTTACACTCAAGGCAGAGGAACGTGCAGGCCTGCGTCAATCAGACATCCGGAATAACTTCACATTATTAATCGCTCTGTGTTTTTAGTGACTCAAATGAActaataatactactaataatataattaaaatagtaataataataatagtaataataataacacgaCATTAGAAAAGCAATAGCCTCAATTTAAGGTAGAGTTAGAATAGCAATAAAACGCGAGCTATTCAACAAACATCTTTGCGTTAACACGCGCGttcatttttacaacatttcacTCAACTTCAGCGGAAACACTTCTTACCTGTGAATCCCGGGAATAATCCCAAATGcgtcaaaatgtaaaaaaaaggaaaaaaaagtgaaaccCGTCACGAGAGGAATCGATTGATCCGACACACTTTTAACAAACTCATTTTTATGACGCGAACGAACCGTTTTCACTCGGTTAGATCCGGTAAAACGTGGAGTTCGGAACCGATCGAGCCGCGCGTGAGGTGTGAGTAAACTGCGACCGCTCGCGCCGGCTTTATTCGCTTCTCAGAGGCAGCACGCGCCGtcctaatctctctctctctctctctctctctctctctgtgtctctctctctctccctctccctccctctctctcgttTGATTGGCGTGTTGCGCGAGCTCAGCCCACAATTCAcggaacacacgcacacgcgcacacgcacacacgctttACTTGTCGTCTCGCTGGAGCTGCCACTCAAACGCtgcaaaaagtcaaagtaacgGGCACGAGCCTGGACTGCTGCACGCCACATTTGCGCGTGCATGAAATGACCCCTTCGGAATTACACCCCCCTCCCACCCCACCCAGAACTTTAACGTTAGCTAAAATCATGTTGGCCTCTTTAGTGACttaattcatttcaaatttaacATGAATTttcacaaagcacacacacacacacacacacacacacacacacacacgccaaccAGCAGCCAGGCGCCTGCACGCCTCCTCCCCATCACACCCGGAAATACCCTCAGACAACACAGTGATGtgactgttcacacacacacacagagtcaaagagGTTCATAGTTTCCAACAATGtaagagaagcagcagcactgacagcacACACGCGGCCGTGCAGCAGATGAAAATGTGCcttttaaacacagacacagtggagAACAGCGGCTCGGACCACAGGggcctgcaggaggaggtggaggagaaagagaaaaggctgAGGCagca
It contains:
- the skor2 gene encoding SKI family transcriptional corepressor 2, which encodes MDKARLSSSNDIIMTSSTGTYQQEPLTPPRPAHHHSSSSSSPSSSSSPLKPNQVGQVILYGVPIVSLVIDNNERLCLAQISNTLLKNYSYNEIHNRRVALGITCVQCTPVQLEILRRAGAMPISSRRCGMITKREAERLCKSFLGENAPPKLPDNFAFDVSHECAWGCRGNFIPARYNSSRAKCIKCSFCNMYFSPNKFIFHSHRTPEAKYTQPDAANFNSWRRHLKLSDKVPLDELVFAWEDVKAMFNGGSRKRALPSSSHCSSMGSMKSLQGSVGSHMMGPDMGQKRGRFEDDDDLDGDLSPRKTQRSYPVIPVPSKSFGMLQKFPPTSLFPSPYPFPAFGLCQQKKEDSDVSAGQKAAGLSGLLWPGRKDTFYPPFCMFWPPRAAGGIPVPTYLQPQPSALSSLADNPSLRQAFLDLSDPGEPGAVAGSGNGIGATMASGSGAAAPRTGLFDPDCTTVTSDLRPVTSEGWLKLLDNPTLQTRKPSYGSAFRPVIKDVESIAKLHSNGGGVTGAADEDFGVVVAGSERHQRLSPTSSCSYGSESGGEGEADVGDSEEEGEVDVESSKQDEEEEEGSFTRKPTQTQTNLYLPVLSDSAGEERGKERGAGAVYPSASPPSSSDPIQQESPSLPASPPASLPLSSSNPPHREDPAYKNIHKNRDEGLPAYATKDNSSISDENKEQSSFFAPESETSAPDYWRESSGDQRQGASSPVPLKKDVENMEKEELQKVLLEQIDFRRRLEQEFHALKGTSPFPVFHNFQDQMKRELAYREEMVQQLQMIPYANIIRKEKISSHLNK